The Lysobacter enzymogenes genome window below encodes:
- a CDS encoding tetratricopeptide repeat protein: MVKGKVRRSIAAAGLVFAAFAAPASAGVQQAQACAAATAVLPDPAQCLRDYELGSAADRAAALRALYQREIEHVDRQQFAEASRLLDCAEAVTGAEPPAAAAEELYRHRGVLEFRRECPLEALGWFRRALAQGERGGNRLAQGKNWKNIGAALLRLGDYRGALQAQTTSLSLLRDLPGGQSAGTLNNLGDLYRDMGDTAQAARYYGQAREVHLRAGNPAEAAHTLEAWGAAVLDSGDVAGAERLLLQSRDELLQTDKHKYLQRTYAQLARAALARDDTAAAARWVDSGLAAVATGEGELVPAPLQLQAILVDLKRGQARAARDRAAAALQPMAELDSDRPALLAALASAHEALGEWPQAMQALRESERAARVLREAQYDRETKWLQVRFETAERDRTIAALAAQNRVRSLALWLTVVSALAALLGLTVFFLRRQHRARVREAARRARLDEEIDYYRRAADELGVDRARLQAALDSREDAVLVLDGAGQVLAANRAASELVQPGAAAPVAGRGFGELLAGEDAQRFAQALEHLEESSAPQRLAFSFGGERLHAQLSESGQGEGSLVLGLQRAGHAAAADAAHPNEAEAADTVALDVAPAGPGDEALRTSFRRALVELMLAVVEAWERSTGQGRLELAEKSRIWRVTVDDGRLRARAMERYLSLSKLPRQPRWRDVLRSGYYVLAECALDESVRGELQRHVDAVLAYTRRNALV; this comes from the coding sequence GTGGTCAAAGGCAAGGTCAGGCGTTCGATCGCAGCGGCGGGACTGGTGTTCGCGGCCTTCGCCGCGCCCGCCTCGGCGGGGGTGCAGCAGGCGCAGGCGTGCGCGGCGGCGACCGCGGTGCTGCCGGATCCGGCGCAATGCCTGCGCGACTACGAACTCGGATCCGCAGCCGATCGCGCCGCCGCGCTGCGGGCGCTGTACCAGCGCGAAATCGAACACGTCGACCGCCAGCAGTTCGCCGAAGCCTCGCGCCTGCTCGACTGCGCCGAAGCGGTGACCGGCGCCGAACCGCCCGCGGCCGCCGCGGAGGAGTTGTACCGCCATCGCGGCGTGCTCGAATTCCGCCGCGAATGCCCGCTCGAGGCGTTGGGCTGGTTCCGCCGCGCCCTGGCCCAGGGCGAGCGCGGCGGCAACCGTCTGGCTCAGGGCAAGAACTGGAAGAACATCGGCGCCGCGCTGCTGCGCCTGGGCGATTACCGCGGCGCGTTGCAGGCGCAGACCACGAGCCTGAGCTTGCTGCGCGATCTGCCGGGCGGGCAATCGGCGGGCACGCTCAACAATCTCGGCGACCTGTACCGCGACATGGGCGATACCGCGCAGGCGGCGCGCTACTACGGTCAGGCGCGCGAGGTGCATCTGCGCGCCGGCAACCCAGCCGAAGCGGCGCATACCCTGGAAGCCTGGGGCGCGGCCGTGCTCGACAGCGGCGATGTCGCCGGCGCCGAACGCCTGCTGCTGCAATCGCGCGACGAGTTGCTGCAAACCGACAAGCACAAGTACCTGCAACGCACTTACGCGCAACTGGCCCGCGCTGCCTTGGCCCGCGACGACACGGCCGCGGCCGCGCGCTGGGTCGACAGCGGCCTCGCCGCAGTGGCGACGGGCGAGGGCGAACTCGTGCCGGCGCCGCTGCAATTGCAGGCGATCCTGGTCGACCTCAAGCGCGGGCAGGCGCGCGCCGCGCGCGATCGCGCGGCCGCCGCGCTGCAACCGATGGCCGAACTCGACAGCGACCGTCCGGCGCTGCTGGCCGCGCTGGCGTCCGCGCACGAGGCGCTGGGCGAATGGCCGCAGGCGATGCAGGCCTTGCGCGAATCCGAACGCGCCGCGCGGGTGTTGCGCGAAGCGCAATACGACCGCGAGACCAAATGGCTGCAAGTGCGGTTCGAAACCGCCGAACGCGACCGCACCATCGCCGCGCTGGCCGCGCAGAACCGCGTGCGCAGTCTGGCGCTGTGGCTGACCGTGGTGTCGGCGCTGGCCGCGTTGCTCGGCCTGACCGTGTTCTTCCTGCGCCGCCAGCACCGCGCGCGGGTGCGCGAGGCGGCGCGGCGCGCGCGTCTGGACGAGGAAATCGACTACTACCGCCGCGCCGCCGACGAGCTCGGCGTCGACCGCGCGCGCCTGCAGGCCGCGCTGGACAGCCGCGAAGACGCGGTGCTGGTGCTCGACGGCGCCGGCCAGGTGCTGGCCGCCAACCGCGCCGCCAGCGAACTGGTCCAGCCCGGCGCGGCCGCGCCGGTGGCCGGGCGCGGCTTCGGCGAACTGCTCGCGGGCGAAGATGCGCAGCGCTTCGCCCAGGCGCTGGAACACCTGGAAGAATCCTCGGCGCCGCAGCGGCTGGCGTTCTCGTTCGGCGGCGAACGCTTGCACGCGCAGTTGAGCGAAAGCGGGCAGGGCGAGGGCTCGCTGGTGCTCGGCCTGCAACGCGCCGGCCATGCGGCGGCGGCCGATGCGGCGCACCCGAACGAAGCCGAGGCGGCCGACACGGTCGCGCTCGACGTGGCCCCGGCCGGGCCCGGCGACGAAGCGCTGCGCACCTCGTTCCGCCGCGCCCTGGTCGAGCTGATGCTGGCGGTGGTCGAAGCCTGGGAGCGCAGCACCGGCCAGGGCCGGCTGGAACTGGCGGAGAAAAGCCGGATCTGGCGCGTCACCGTCGACGACGGCCGCCTGCGCGCGCGGGCGATGGAGCGTTACCTGAGCCTGTCCAAGCTGCCGCGCCAGCCGCGCTGGCGCGATGTGCTGCGGTCGGGCTATTACGTGCTGGCCGAATGCGCGCTGGACGAAAGCGTGCGCGGCGAACTGCAGCGCCACGTCGACGCGGTGCTGGCCTACACCCGCCGCAACGCGCTGGTATGA
- a CDS encoding hemopexin repeat-containing protein, with the protein MPSYRSVPRTFRRPLAAALALALAACPPVFAKTPKVLFIGTDGFRGDVYGAVATPNLDALVADGYLAREGLTADTAISGTGWSSLFTGVERDKHGVYDNSFSGKNYADWPDVLTRIERAAPGKNTAVAVAWSPLATQLPWTGVDTVYDAGSDAKVLAKALELLAQPAAPDALLLDFNEPDGAGHAGSYFNRDADGYTAAIRGVDASIGRLMAALRARPTYADEDWLVIVGTDHGGSVHHGHNTPEDRKTLIAFSGASVPKLGLEPLRLAPRQVDVAPSILAHLGLAVPAGLDGRPMQRPAREAAPAFGVELLANGDAEYSVGRRDRGYDSDVPGWRKGRGGQVVDYAQYPWLPARPAGGGANLFIGRDASRSNTLSQRVDLRGLDLSAARFALSADLGASSGHRARVFLRFYDPRRMASFGSGSVGHVFRGGDYYRYDIAADRVASGYPQPIASNWTGLERFAGGARDIDAAFDGGNGKAFLFKGDQYIRVDVAARSADPGYPLPIAGHWPGLEKFAGGARDLDAVLMFSRSQMYFFKRDQYIRYNLDLDRAERYYPAYLSEATWSGSGEWPAHWAGALNFANAKSYLFKPGQYLRYDRALDRADAGYPAPITAGNWPGLQDLYAGAAFELAPAGGSGAMQRYRLDGAVPADAQWAEVEIRFEHGNAQGDAFADNLSLTLQR; encoded by the coding sequence ATGCCGTCGTACCGATCTGTTCCGCGCACCTTCCGCCGCCCGCTCGCCGCCGCGCTCGCGCTGGCGCTGGCGGCGTGTCCGCCGGTGTTCGCCAAGACCCCGAAGGTGCTGTTCATCGGCACCGACGGTTTCCGCGGCGATGTCTACGGCGCCGTCGCCACGCCGAATCTCGACGCGCTGGTCGCCGACGGCTATCTCGCCCGCGAAGGGCTCACCGCCGACACCGCGATCAGCGGCACCGGCTGGTCGTCGCTGTTCACCGGGGTGGAGCGCGACAAGCACGGCGTCTACGACAACAGCTTCAGCGGCAAGAACTACGCCGATTGGCCGGACGTGCTGACCCGGATCGAACGCGCCGCGCCGGGCAAGAACACCGCGGTCGCGGTGGCGTGGTCGCCGCTGGCGACGCAACTGCCGTGGACCGGCGTGGACACCGTCTACGACGCCGGCAGCGACGCCAAGGTGCTGGCCAAGGCGCTGGAACTGCTGGCCCAGCCGGCCGCTCCGGACGCGCTGCTGCTGGACTTCAACGAACCCGACGGCGCCGGCCACGCCGGCAGCTATTTCAACCGCGACGCCGACGGCTACACCGCGGCGATCCGCGGCGTCGACGCGTCGATCGGCCGGCTGATGGCGGCGCTGCGCGCGCGGCCGACGTATGCCGACGAGGATTGGCTGGTCATCGTCGGCACCGACCATGGCGGTTCGGTGCACCACGGCCACAACACCCCGGAAGACCGCAAGACCCTGATCGCCTTCAGCGGCGCGTCGGTGCCCAAGCTCGGCCTGGAGCCGTTGCGGCTGGCGCCGCGTCAGGTCGACGTCGCGCCGAGCATCCTCGCCCACCTCGGTCTGGCGGTGCCGGCCGGCCTCGACGGCCGTCCGATGCAGCGGCCCGCGCGCGAGGCCGCGCCGGCGTTCGGCGTCGAGCTGCTCGCCAACGGCGACGCCGAGTACTCGGTCGGCCGCCGCGACCGCGGCTACGACAGCGACGTGCCGGGCTGGCGCAAGGGCCGCGGCGGGCAAGTGGTCGACTATGCGCAATACCCGTGGCTGCCGGCGCGCCCGGCCGGCGGCGGCGCCAACCTGTTCATCGGCCGCGACGCTTCGCGCAGCAACACGCTGAGCCAGCGCGTCGACCTGCGCGGCCTCGACCTGAGCGCGGCGCGCTTCGCGCTGTCGGCCGACCTCGGCGCGTCCAGCGGCCACCGCGCGCGGGTGTTCCTGCGCTTCTACGACCCGCGGCGCATGGCCAGCTTCGGCAGCGGCAGCGTCGGCCACGTGTTCCGCGGCGGCGACTACTACCGTTACGACATCGCCGCCGACCGCGTCGCCAGCGGCTACCCGCAGCCGATCGCCAGCAACTGGACCGGACTGGAGCGCTTCGCCGGCGGCGCGCGCGACATCGATGCGGCCTTCGACGGCGGCAACGGCAAGGCGTTTTTGTTCAAGGGCGACCAGTACATCCGCGTCGATGTCGCCGCGCGCAGCGCCGATCCGGGCTATCCCTTGCCGATCGCCGGCCACTGGCCGGGCCTGGAGAAATTCGCCGGCGGCGCGCGCGATCTCGATGCGGTGCTGATGTTCAGCCGCAGCCAGATGTATTTCTTCAAGCGCGATCAATACATCCGCTACAACCTCGACCTGGATCGCGCCGAGCGCTACTACCCGGCGTATTTGTCCGAAGCGACCTGGTCCGGCAGCGGCGAATGGCCGGCGCATTGGGCCGGCGCGTTGAATTTCGCCAACGCCAAGTCGTATCTGTTCAAGCCGGGGCAGTACCTGCGTTACGACCGCGCGCTCGACCGCGCCGATGCCGGCTATCCGGCGCCGATCACCGCCGGCAACTGGCCGGGCTTGCAGGACTTGTACGCCGGTGCCGCGTTCGAACTGGCGCCGGCCGGCGGCAGCGGCGCGATGCAGCGTTACCGGCTCGACGGCGCGGTGCCGGCCGATGCGCAATGGGCCGAAGTCGAGATCCGCTTCGAACACGGCAATGCGCAGGGCGATGCGTTCGCCGACAACCTGAGCCTGACGCTGCAACGCTGA
- a CDS encoding TIGR03364 family FAD-dependent oxidoreductase, translating to MKKQSVLVVGAGIVGLAIARALAVRGHRVTVLERYDRAVGASVRNFGMIWPIGVTNGAAYERALRSRAIWQEVVDGAKLWHDPCGSLHLAYAQDEWDVLAQYAQANRALRPCSLLGRDEALAKSPALVADGLHGALFNRDEMLVDPREALAALPVYLHERYGVEFHWRTPVTAVETGRVQSGARRFEADRVFVCSGPEFEQLFPQVYAAAPLTRCKLQMMRLAPPADGLRLGAALCGGLSLVHYAGFQQAADVAPLRARYQAQYGELIELGIHVMAAQNGRGEITVGDSHAYAHTHDPFDEHAVNARVLDYLSGFLRLSEPRPIQTWHGIYPKLTDGSSEFVAEPLPGVTIVNAVGGGGLGMTLSFGLAEEIVDGRYAAVRRAA from the coding sequence ATGAAAAAACAATCCGTACTCGTCGTCGGCGCCGGCATCGTCGGCCTCGCCATCGCCCGCGCGCTGGCCGTGCGCGGCCACCGCGTCACCGTGCTGGAACGCTACGACCGCGCGGTCGGCGCGTCGGTGCGCAACTTCGGCATGATCTGGCCGATCGGCGTGACCAACGGCGCCGCCTACGAGCGCGCGCTGCGCTCGCGCGCGATCTGGCAGGAAGTCGTCGACGGCGCCAAACTCTGGCACGACCCCTGCGGCTCGCTGCACCTGGCCTACGCGCAGGACGAATGGGACGTGCTGGCGCAGTACGCGCAGGCCAACCGCGCGCTGCGTCCGTGTTCGCTGCTCGGCCGCGACGAGGCGCTGGCGAAGTCGCCGGCGCTGGTCGCCGACGGCCTGCACGGCGCGCTGTTCAACCGCGACGAAATGCTGGTCGATCCGCGCGAGGCGCTGGCCGCGCTGCCGGTCTATCTGCACGAACGCTACGGCGTCGAATTCCATTGGCGCACGCCGGTCACTGCGGTCGAAACCGGCCGGGTGCAGTCGGGCGCGCGCCGGTTCGAGGCCGACCGGGTGTTCGTGTGCAGCGGGCCCGAGTTCGAACAGTTGTTCCCGCAGGTCTACGCCGCCGCGCCGCTGACCCGCTGTAAGCTGCAGATGATGCGGCTGGCGCCGCCGGCCGACGGCCTGCGCCTCGGCGCGGCGCTGTGCGGCGGCCTGTCGCTGGTGCACTACGCCGGCTTCCAGCAGGCCGCCGATGTGGCGCCGCTGCGCGCGCGCTATCAGGCCCAGTACGGCGAGCTGATCGAACTGGGCATCCACGTGATGGCCGCGCAGAACGGCCGCGGCGAGATCACCGTCGGCGACTCGCACGCCTACGCCCACACCCACGACCCGTTCGACGAACACGCGGTCAACGCGCGGGTGCTCGATTACCTGTCCGGCTTCCTGCGCCTGTCCGAGCCGCGGCCGATCCAGACCTGGCACGGCATCTATCCGAAGCTGACCGACGGCAGCAGCGAGTTCGTCGCCGAACCCTTGCCGGGGGTGACCATCGTCAACGCGGTCGGCGGCGGCGGGCTCGGCATGACCCTAAGCTTCGGGCTGGCCGAGGAGATCGTCGACGGCCGCTATGCGGCGGTGCGCCGCGCGGCCTGA
- a CDS encoding TonB-dependent receptor, whose protein sequence is MNAVTRLSPVRTPLACALLAALLPLAGHAAAPAADAAAGAPAENAEATNLDAISVIGHRDTRQVQHVGQVELQSVAPGTNPVKVLEKLPGVHFVSSDPWGSYEWSNRIAIRGFAQNQLGYALDDIPLGDNSYANNNGLSPNRAILPENIAELELAQGAGALRIPSTSNLGGALLLHSSDPAAEFGARAGFAFGDNATLRSFVRVDTGDFNGFSAYVSGMRNEADRWKGAGVQEQQQFNGKAVYQWDQGRVALWLSNSRRNETDDPDLSLDLIRRCGYGWDNYAPDWQRALDAANGRFSGCAKTKDDAYYLARGLRNDDLAALSGEFDLSDSLRLNATGYYHRNEGQGHWFTPYISSPTIPMALRITSYDIERSGLNARLSYAVGSHTFEGGFWFEDSVHGAGRSFVNIAGPIDDQRFFGQDEFAQRLFRQRFDTRTRQWYLQDSMRFFDERLTVNAGFKGQDVVTDGKVVVAGRAGGRLSARDSFLPQLGASWQLNERSDVFANYAENQAAFRPGVNGAWSLTQASFDLSRASAKPEQSKTLELGWRYGDGHYQLSTTVYGVNFDDRQLVIVPCPGVVSCPNQFANVGKARTLGGEVAFVWTPNEHLRWLTSVAYNDSQYRSDYVSGGKLVQVRGKQMVDTPKQLFATELSYGLGEVELRLGGKYTGKRYYTYSNDAGTDAFWLWDAGVSWQKRDLGQIKSLRVGLNVYNLFDKTYVATLGSNGFRDYDPQGTFQTLLTGAPRQWFVSVDAQF, encoded by the coding sequence ATGAACGCTGTCACCCGCCTTTCCCCGGTCCGCACGCCCCTGGCCTGCGCCCTGCTCGCCGCGCTGCTGCCGCTGGCCGGCCACGCCGCCGCGCCCGCGGCCGACGCGGCCGCCGGCGCGCCGGCGGAAAACGCCGAAGCCACCAACCTCGACGCCATCTCGGTGATCGGCCACCGCGACACCCGCCAGGTCCAGCACGTCGGTCAGGTCGAACTGCAATCGGTCGCGCCCGGCACCAATCCGGTCAAGGTGCTGGAGAAGCTGCCCGGCGTGCATTTCGTCAGCTCCGACCCGTGGGGCAGCTACGAATGGTCGAACCGCATCGCCATCCGCGGCTTCGCCCAGAACCAGCTCGGCTATGCGCTCGACGACATCCCGCTCGGCGACAACAGCTACGCCAACAACAACGGCCTGTCGCCGAACCGCGCGATCCTGCCGGAGAACATCGCCGAACTCGAACTCGCCCAGGGCGCCGGCGCGCTGCGCATCCCCTCCACCAGCAACCTCGGCGGCGCGCTGCTGCTGCATTCCTCCGACCCGGCCGCCGAATTCGGCGCGCGCGCCGGCTTCGCCTTCGGCGACAACGCCACCCTGCGCAGCTTCGTGCGCGTGGACACCGGCGACTTCAACGGCTTCAGCGCCTATGTCTCGGGCATGCGCAACGAAGCCGACCGCTGGAAAGGCGCCGGCGTGCAGGAACAACAGCAGTTCAACGGCAAGGCCGTGTACCAATGGGACCAGGGCCGCGTCGCGCTGTGGCTGTCGAACTCGCGCCGCAACGAAACCGACGATCCGGATCTCTCGCTCGACCTGATCCGCCGCTGCGGCTACGGCTGGGACAACTACGCGCCCGACTGGCAGCGCGCGCTCGACGCCGCCAACGGCCGCTTCAGCGGCTGCGCGAAGACCAAGGACGACGCTTACTACCTCGCCCGCGGCCTGCGCAACGACGACCTCGCCGCGCTGTCGGGCGAATTCGACCTCAGCGACTCGCTGCGCCTCAACGCCACCGGCTACTACCACCGCAACGAAGGCCAGGGCCACTGGTTCACGCCCTACATCAGCTCGCCGACGATTCCGATGGCGCTGCGCATCACCAGCTACGACATCGAACGCAGCGGGCTCAACGCGCGGCTGAGCTACGCCGTCGGCAGCCACACCTTCGAAGGCGGCTTCTGGTTCGAAGACAGCGTGCACGGCGCCGGCCGCAGCTTCGTCAATATCGCAGGGCCCATCGACGACCAGCGCTTCTTCGGCCAGGACGAGTTCGCCCAGCGCCTGTTCCGCCAGCGCTTCGACACCCGTACCCGCCAGTGGTATTTGCAGGACAGCATGCGTTTCTTCGACGAGCGCCTGACCGTCAACGCCGGCTTCAAGGGCCAGGACGTCGTCACCGACGGCAAGGTCGTCGTGGCCGGCCGCGCCGGCGGCCGCCTGAGCGCGCGCGACAGCTTCCTGCCGCAGCTCGGCGCCTCGTGGCAGTTGAACGAACGCAGCGACGTGTTCGCCAACTACGCCGAAAACCAGGCCGCGTTCCGCCCCGGCGTCAACGGCGCCTGGTCGCTGACCCAGGCCTCGTTCGACCTGAGCCGCGCGAGCGCCAAGCCCGAGCAGTCCAAGACCCTGGAACTGGGCTGGCGCTACGGCGACGGGCATTACCAGTTGTCCACCACCGTCTACGGCGTGAACTTCGACGACCGCCAGTTGGTGATCGTGCCCTGCCCCGGCGTGGTCAGCTGCCCGAACCAGTTCGCCAACGTCGGCAAGGCGCGCACGCTCGGCGGCGAAGTCGCGTTCGTGTGGACGCCGAACGAGCACCTGCGCTGGCTGACCAGCGTCGCCTACAACGATTCGCAGTACCGCTCCGACTACGTCAGCGGCGGCAAACTCGTGCAGGTGCGCGGCAAGCAGATGGTCGACACGCCGAAGCAGTTGTTCGCGACCGAACTGAGCTATGGCCTGGGCGAGGTCGAACTGCGCCTGGGCGGCAAGTACACCGGCAAGCGCTACTACACCTACAGCAACGACGCCGGCACCGACGCGTTCTGGCTGTGGGATGCGGGAGTGAGCTGGCAGAAGCGCGACCTGGGCCAGATCAAGTCGCTGCGGGTCGGGCTCAACGTCTACAACCTGTTCGACAAGACCTATGTCGCCACGCTCGGCAGCAACGGCTTCCGCGATTACGACCCGCAGGGCACCTTCCAGACCTTGCTGACCGGCGCGCCGCGGCAGTGGTTCGTGTCGGTGGATGCGCAGTTCTGA
- the phnF gene encoding phosphonate metabolism transcriptional regulator PhnF, with translation MTSPATSAAASANADDRAQREAAMPLWQQIETALLRDIRAGLIGEGDKLPSAFDLAKRFGVNRHTVRRAIEALEERGFLRTETGRGSFVQEHPYHYPIGRRTRFGKAMHDLNVESRYRLIEACTQSPPRAVARSLGLLAGERVHRVVYSSEVEGRTVDHSEAWFPAARFPGLDKVFAEQLSVTRTLAEFGVRDYLRKHTAVMARLPSAEVARVLGQSTRRPVLCVHSLNVDPQGAPVQFGVTSFAGDWVQLMVSNEG, from the coding sequence ATGACATCACCGGCGACTTCGGCCGCGGCGTCCGCGAACGCCGACGACCGCGCCCAGCGCGAGGCCGCGATGCCGCTGTGGCAGCAGATCGAAACCGCGCTGCTGCGCGACATCCGCGCCGGCCTGATCGGCGAAGGCGACAAGCTGCCGTCCGCGTTCGATCTGGCCAAGCGCTTCGGGGTCAACCGCCATACCGTGCGCAGGGCGATCGAGGCGCTGGAGGAGCGCGGTTTCCTGCGCACCGAAACCGGCCGCGGCAGTTTCGTCCAGGAGCATCCGTACCACTATCCGATCGGCCGCCGCACCCGCTTCGGCAAGGCCATGCACGATCTCAACGTGGAAAGCCGCTACCGCCTGATCGAAGCCTGCACCCAGTCGCCGCCGCGCGCGGTGGCGCGCTCGCTCGGCCTGCTCGCCGGCGAGCGCGTGCACCGGGTGGTGTATTCCAGCGAAGTCGAGGGCCGCACCGTCGACCACAGCGAAGCCTGGTTTCCGGCCGCGCGCTTTCCCGGCCTGGACAAAGTCTTCGCCGAGCAACTGTCGGTGACCCGCACCCTGGCCGAATTCGGCGTGCGCGATTACCTGCGCAAGCACACCGCGGTGATGGCGCGCCTGCCCAGCGCCGAGGTCGCGCGCGTGCTCGGCCAGTCCACGCGCCGGCCGGTGCTGTGCGTGCATTCGCTCAACGTCGATCCGCAGGGCGCGCCGGTGCAGTTCGGCGTGACCTCGTTCGCCGGCGACTGGGTGCAGTTGATGGTCAGCAACGAAGGCTGA
- a CDS encoding alpha-D-ribose 1-methylphosphonate 5-triphosphate diphosphatase translates to MSASELLLDNARLVLPERIVHGHLRVAGGRVVEFGEGRLRAPAALDCAGDYLLPGLVELHTDNLEKHLLPRPGAHWPAAAAIRAHDAQLLAAGITTALNAISVGEEEAEEAVEPGAVLAALAQAREDGGLRTDHAVHLRCELPCPDLPQRLQPLLDTPQLRLLSLMDHTPGQRQFHDLERYRAYAARHGNARDDAAFQAQVRHLQELQHRHAGAHRRAVLALARERALPLASHDDSDLSHVAEAVDAGARIAEFPVNLATARAAHAAGLSVLAGAPNLVRGGSHSGNVAAVDLARAGTLDALSSDYVPASLLLAAFQLGDWDSIGLPRAVAMVTRTPARAAGYDDRGELAAGQRADLLRVRVARAMPLLEAVWVAGERRY, encoded by the coding sequence ATGTCCGCTTCCGAACTGCTGCTCGACAATGCGCGCCTGGTCCTGCCCGAGCGCATCGTCCACGGCCATCTGCGCGTCGCCGGCGGGCGCGTGGTCGAATTCGGCGAAGGCCGCCTGCGCGCGCCGGCGGCGCTGGACTGCGCCGGCGATTACCTGCTGCCGGGGCTGGTCGAACTGCATACCGACAACCTGGAAAAACACCTGCTGCCGCGCCCCGGCGCGCACTGGCCCGCGGCCGCGGCGATCCGCGCGCACGACGCGCAGCTGCTCGCCGCCGGCATCACCACCGCGCTCAACGCGATCTCGGTCGGCGAAGAAGAAGCCGAAGAAGCGGTCGAACCCGGCGCCGTCCTGGCCGCGCTGGCGCAGGCGCGCGAGGACGGCGGCCTGCGCACCGACCATGCCGTGCACTTGCGCTGCGAACTGCCGTGTCCCGACCTGCCGCAGCGCTTGCAGCCGTTGCTGGACACGCCGCAGCTGCGGCTGCTGTCGCTGATGGACCACACTCCCGGCCAGCGCCAGTTCCACGACCTGGAACGCTACCGCGCCTACGCCGCGCGCCACGGCAACGCCCGCGACGATGCCGCGTTCCAGGCCCAGGTGCGCCATCTGCAAGAGCTCCAACACCGCCACGCCGGCGCGCACCGCCGCGCGGTGCTGGCGCTGGCGCGCGAGCGCGCGCTGCCGCTGGCCAGCCACGACGATTCCGACCTGAGCCATGTCGCCGAAGCGGTCGACGCCGGCGCGCGCATCGCCGAGTTCCCGGTCAACCTCGCCACCGCGCGCGCCGCGCACGCGGCCGGGCTCAGCGTATTGGCCGGCGCGCCGAACCTGGTCCGCGGCGGCTCGCACAGCGGCAACGTCGCCGCGGTCGATCTCGCCCGCGCCGGCACTCTCGACGCGCTGTCGTCCGACTACGTGCCGGCGAGCCTGCTGCTGGCCGCGTTCCAGCTCGGCGACTGGGACAGCATCGGCCTGCCGCGCGCGGTGGCGATGGTGACCCGCACGCCGGCGCGCGCGGCCGGCTACGACGACCGCGGCGAACTCGCCGCCGGCCAGCGCGCGGACCTGCTGCGCGTGCGCGTGGCGCGCGCGATGCCGCTGCTGGAAGCGGTGTGGGTGGCGGGCGAGCGCCGTTACTGA